The Paenibacillus sophorae genome has a segment encoding these proteins:
- a CDS encoding VPS10 domain-containing protein, translated as MPFPAVRLKHYRNLFIILLAALTVASCSSPPPETTLQPKPTETPEEGQTITLITPDAGNIYSAKKSKYQIQTRLTDFQLLSESEGLAWGVTKNALRLYLTRDSGKTWTNISPASTVQFSSNPVYGQDIFFTDPGNGWIIRQAFGTMESTVLRTKDGGKSWKISSLNQGGRISSVYFDSPFKGWLLATWDSEGSGESKALYMTEDGGATWKTVMQNDQYSPKSLHPAIPVVGVTGGMVFRDPEHGLVTLNKSKTPKLYHTIDGGASWREDSAFASATFFKNYDTIKLGQPEFFGTDSGWIPVAGRMKGVEGTFYDGLFTTDGGEKWMYYPLHLGVRTGKNEDVPPTFLDAGLGWLLNGNLLYHTTNQGKNWKSLPPSDVLQSKLAEYPEIVKLQFISKEVGWLLIEKSENKRSILLQTTNGGVNWRVQ; from the coding sequence TTGCCTTTTCCGGCTGTACGCCTGAAACATTATAGAAATTTATTCATCATTCTGCTGGCTGCACTGACAGTGGCATCCTGTTCGTCTCCCCCGCCGGAAACTACGCTGCAGCCGAAGCCGACGGAGACGCCTGAGGAGGGTCAGACGATTACCCTGATCACACCCGATGCGGGCAACATCTATTCTGCAAAAAAGTCGAAATACCAAATCCAGACACGGCTTACCGACTTTCAGCTGCTCAGCGAGTCGGAGGGATTAGCCTGGGGCGTAACTAAAAATGCATTACGGTTGTACTTAACACGGGACAGCGGAAAGACATGGACCAATATTTCTCCCGCTTCCACCGTCCAGTTTTCGTCCAATCCCGTCTACGGGCAGGACATCTTTTTTACGGACCCCGGGAACGGCTGGATTATACGGCAGGCATTCGGAACGATGGAATCTACTGTGCTGCGGACTAAGGATGGGGGGAAGAGCTGGAAAATTTCTTCTCTCAATCAAGGCGGCAGGATTTCATCCGTTTATTTTGATTCCCCCTTTAAGGGTTGGCTTTTGGCTACCTGGGATTCTGAGGGGAGCGGGGAGAGCAAGGCGCTGTATATGACGGAAGACGGAGGAGCAACCTGGAAGACCGTTATGCAAAATGATCAATATTCTCCGAAATCCCTCCATCCGGCGATCCCGGTAGTTGGCGTTACCGGTGGTATGGTATTTCGGGATCCTGAGCATGGTCTGGTCACACTTAATAAATCCAAGACCCCAAAGCTGTATCACACCATTGACGGCGGAGCCAGCTGGCGGGAAGATAGTGCCTTTGCGTCAGCCACCTTTTTTAAGAATTACGATACCATTAAGCTGGGACAACCCGAATTTTTCGGTACGGATAGTGGGTGGATACCGGTGGCCGGCAGAATGAAGGGCGTTGAAGGGACGTTCTATGACGGCTTATTCACAACGGATGGAGGGGAAAAATGGATGTATTATCCGCTTCATCTCGGCGTCCGGACTGGAAAGAATGAGGATGTGCCTCCAACCTTTCTGGATGCGGGCCTTGGCTGGCTGCTGAATGGGAATCTTCTATACCACACGACAAATCAAGGAAAGAACTGGAAATCGCTGCCGCCCAGCGATGTGCTTCAGTCCAAGCTTGCCGAGTATCCGGAGATCGTCAAGCTCCAATTTATCTCGAAAGAGGTCGGTTGGCTGCTGATTGAAAAAAGCGAAAACAAGCGGTCAATTCTATTGCAAACGACGAATGGCGGCGTCAATTGGCGCGTTCAGTAA
- a CDS encoding L-lactate dehydrogenase, producing the protein MAPFKPNRVVVIGTGAVGTTTAYTLLLRRRMPELVLIDVNHQKALGEALDMNHGMPFAGGVKLWAGTYEDCRDADIIIVTAGASQKPGETRIDLLRKNISIFRDIIQKITKYNSHAILLIATNPVDILAYATLEISGFDRRRVIGSGTVLDSARFRYLIGKHKEIDPRSIHGSIIGEHGDSEVPVWSLANISGGIELGFDDETREEIYQNTKNAAYEIINAKGATSYAIALALDRIVEAILSNEGAVLNVSTLLNNYNGVSDVFLGAPCIVDRSGVREVLKMPLSEEEQALFQQSAEKLKAEIAKLEL; encoded by the coding sequence ATGGCCCCTTTCAAGCCTAATCGAGTCGTCGTTATCGGTACCGGAGCAGTGGGTACAACGACCGCTTATACCCTGCTGCTGCGCCGCCGCATGCCTGAACTTGTACTCATTGACGTTAATCATCAAAAGGCGCTTGGCGAAGCGCTCGATATGAACCACGGCATGCCTTTTGCAGGCGGTGTAAAATTGTGGGCCGGAACCTACGAAGACTGCCGGGATGCGGATATTATTATCGTGACCGCAGGGGCTTCACAGAAGCCGGGCGAGACACGAATTGATCTGCTTCGTAAGAACATTTCGATATTCCGGGATATTATCCAAAAAATAACGAAATATAATTCACACGCCATTTTGCTGATTGCAACCAATCCGGTTGATATTCTCGCATATGCCACGCTGGAAATCAGCGGCTTTGACCGCAGACGCGTTATCGGGTCCGGGACCGTGCTGGATAGCGCCCGTTTCCGCTACCTGATCGGAAAGCACAAAGAGATCGACCCGCGCAGCATTCACGGTTCCATCATCGGTGAACACGGCGACTCCGAGGTTCCTGTATGGAGCCTTGCCAATATCAGCGGGGGCATCGAGCTCGGCTTTGACGATGAGACCCGGGAAGAAATTTACCAAAACACGAAGAACGCCGCTTATGAAATTATTAACGCCAAGGGGGCAACTTCTTACGCCATTGCGCTCGCTCTGGACCGGATCGTAGAAGCCATACTCAGCAATGAAGGCGCCGTTCTAAACGTTTCGACACTCTTGAACAATTATAACGGTGTTTCGGATGTATTCCTCGGCGCTCCATGCATTGTGGACCGTTCCGGGGTTCGCGAGGTGCTGAAGATGCCGCTGAGCGAAGAAGAACAAGCGCTGTTCCAGCAGTCTGCCGAGAAGCTTAAAGCTGAAATCGCCAAACTGGAGCTTTAA
- a CDS encoding DUF3900 domain-containing protein, with protein sequence MKFNVQFLSFYVIQVEGNEGQGAKSYKHYQTLDEEEYEHSDIKKFLDGEFSRTAKRKVEKNPNSEQAPTKIGRFLVEPGYDLDSNPNFNQLTRLRAAEDVESFHQFGDDLVRSYLDTSAVRGGALILSQAVLRTHGDDPFVFIMKCDFESKIARISDERSLISEVEMAISARNMKSIQYPYMPEEGMFDEWELKIHQSSHARYFEDFLKFVTYEQSIPEIVNDQVMEYVQSYVETKWPDEAHEERQQTERDLELWAASEKRDIQHKWEPEEVIEAASRIIDIKPEIELKFKIGDTYVKGFLADYGDKIHIASFGDRYALVIEGSSFTFDKGFSPVELLQPEPFAQLADRLLDKKWSTDEEGPSEE encoded by the coding sequence ATGAAATTCAATGTCCAATTTCTGTCCTTTTATGTGATTCAAGTAGAAGGAAATGAGGGACAAGGCGCGAAATCTTACAAGCATTACCAGACACTGGATGAAGAAGAGTACGAGCACAGCGACATTAAGAAGTTTTTGGACGGAGAGTTCTCACGGACAGCCAAGCGCAAGGTGGAGAAGAATCCGAACTCGGAGCAGGCGCCGACCAAGATCGGACGCTTTCTGGTAGAGCCGGGATATGATCTTGACAGCAATCCTAACTTCAATCAGCTCACGCGGCTGCGCGCGGCAGAGGATGTGGAATCCTTTCACCAATTCGGTGACGATCTGGTCCGAAGCTATCTCGATACGAGCGCCGTTCGAGGAGGAGCGCTTATTCTTTCCCAGGCTGTGCTGCGCACCCATGGCGACGACCCGTTCGTTTTCATCATGAAATGCGATTTTGAGTCCAAAATTGCCCGTATTTCCGATGAGCGCAGTCTGATCAGCGAGGTGGAAATGGCGATCAGCGCACGCAATATGAAGTCGATTCAGTATCCTTATATGCCGGAGGAAGGCATGTTCGATGAATGGGAATTAAAAATCCACCAGTCTTCGCATGCCCGCTACTTTGAGGATTTTCTGAAGTTCGTCACCTACGAGCAGTCGATTCCCGAAATTGTAAATGATCAGGTCATGGAGTATGTGCAGAGTTATGTGGAGACCAAATGGCCGGACGAGGCTCATGAAGAGCGCCAGCAGACCGAGCGTGATCTGGAGCTTTGGGCCGCAAGCGAGAAACGCGACATCCAGCATAAGTGGGAGCCTGAGGAAGTGATCGAGGCGGCATCGCGGATTATCGACATCAAGCCGGAAATCGAACTGAAATTCAAAATCGGCGACACCTATGTCAAAGGGTTTCTGGCGGATTATGGAGACAAGATCCATATTGCTAGTTTCGGCGACCGATATGCGCTTGTGATCGAGGGCTCTTCTTTTACTTTTGACAAAGGATTTTCGCCTGTGGAACTGCTGCAGCCGGAGCCCTTTGCACAGTTGGCGGACAGGCTTCTGGATAAGAAATGGTCGACGGATGAAGAAGGACCCAGCGAGGAATAG
- a CDS encoding tyrosine-type recombinase/integrase: MDEALLEYEEELEAFVVWMKDAGYTAYTQKSYLADVRQFLNSLNGKNLNTVKKLHVISFLTSMRERGVSDTTRNRKHASVNCFFKSLIELELLTGNPAAGIKKSKTEKNREPVYLDEDDIRRFLAKVDGKYKERNLAVFLLMAYMGLRVGEVHTLNLGDYHPERRMLRVFGKGRKWRNVPVPGDVAPYLDSALAERLTPWRGSREEAMFISQKGRRLSIRAIQGIASETFQRFQSGIPAARRRSFSSHKLRHSFATMLLRKGADLRTVQELLGHSSIQTTTVYTHITDREKEEAMSRLQLQL, from the coding sequence ATGGACGAAGCCCTGCTGGAGTATGAAGAAGAACTCGAAGCCTTTGTCGTCTGGATGAAGGACGCGGGCTACACTGCATATACCCAGAAATCGTACCTGGCCGATGTGCGGCAGTTCTTGAACAGTCTGAACGGAAAAAATCTGAATACCGTCAAAAAACTGCATGTCATCTCCTTCCTTACCTCCATGCGCGAACGCGGTGTCAGCGACACAACAAGGAACCGCAAGCATGCTTCCGTCAACTGCTTCTTCAAATCGCTGATCGAGCTTGAACTGCTGACCGGCAATCCCGCCGCGGGCATCAAAAAGTCCAAGACCGAGAAGAACCGGGAGCCGGTCTATCTGGACGAGGACGACATTCGGCGGTTTCTGGCTAAAGTGGACGGAAAGTATAAAGAACGGAATCTGGCCGTTTTTTTGCTGATGGCTTATATGGGTCTGCGCGTCGGAGAGGTACATACATTGAATCTGGGAGACTATCATCCGGAGCGGCGCATGCTACGCGTGTTCGGCAAAGGCCGGAAATGGCGCAATGTTCCCGTACCCGGGGATGTCGCCCCCTACCTGGACAGTGCTCTTGCGGAACGGCTGACGCCTTGGCGCGGAAGCAGGGAAGAGGCGATGTTCATCTCGCAAAAAGGACGCAGGCTCTCGATCCGCGCCATTCAGGGCATTGCTTCCGAGACCTTTCAGCGCTTTCAGAGCGGAATTCCGGCTGCCCGCCGGCGTTCTTTTTCCAGCCATAAATTACGGCATTCCTTTGCCACGATGCTTCTGCGGAAGGGCGCGGATTTGCGGACCGTGCAGGAGCTGCTCGGACATTCCTCCATACAGACGACAACGGTGTACACCCATATCACGGACAGGGAAAAAGAAGAGGCTATGTCCCGCCTGCAGCTCCAGCTCTAA
- a CDS encoding LysR family transcriptional regulator yields the protein MESRHLFTFLVVVEAGSFTRAAQKLDYAQSSITAQIQALEGELGQPLFDRIGKKITLTDAGRRLLPYAQEISKMHTMAEDALRFQSGIGGSLKIGAPESLAAFRLPGIIREFRGRFPQVEMILKPGYCWELQEMIRSGELDLAFLLQPERDDRDLHIETLVHEEMALVAPVNHRLAHRAAVEPSDLKEETILHTETGCSYRLLFEQHLNMHGVYPDPKLEFWSIEAIKQCVMAGLGISFLPLVTVQKELAEGTMARLNWDDESQRVATQVAYHRKKWKSPALDAFMETVRQHALGWQRQGVHG from the coding sequence ATGGAATCCCGTCATCTTTTTACTTTTCTGGTGGTAGTAGAAGCTGGAAGCTTCACACGGGCTGCCCAGAAGCTTGATTACGCCCAGTCCAGCATTACGGCGCAAATCCAAGCTCTGGAAGGCGAGCTGGGTCAGCCGCTGTTTGACCGGATCGGCAAAAAAATCACCCTGACCGACGCCGGACGCCGTCTGCTGCCGTATGCCCAAGAGATTTCCAAAATGCATACGATGGCCGAGGACGCGCTGCGCTTTCAAAGCGGCATCGGCGGATCGCTCAAGATCGGTGCGCCCGAGTCCCTGGCGGCTTTTCGGCTGCCCGGAATTATCCGTGAATTTAGAGGGAGGTTTCCTCAAGTGGAAATGATCCTGAAACCCGGTTACTGCTGGGAGCTGCAGGAGATGATCCGGTCGGGCGAGCTTGATCTGGCATTTCTGCTGCAGCCCGAGCGGGACGACAGGGATCTGCATATCGAGACGCTGGTACACGAGGAAATGGCGCTGGTCGCTCCGGTGAATCACCGTTTGGCCCATCGTGCCGCGGTCGAGCCGTCCGATCTTAAAGAAGAGACGATTCTGCATACCGAGACAGGCTGTTCGTACCGGCTGCTGTTCGAGCAGCATTTGAATATGCACGGAGTGTACCCGGACCCGAAGCTGGAATTCTGGAGCATTGAGGCGATCAAGCAGTGCGTGATGGCTGGTTTGGGCATTTCTTTTTTGCCACTCGTTACGGTACAGAAAGAGCTTGCTGAAGGCACAATGGCGCGGCTAAACTGGGATGACGAATCCCAGCGCGTGGCGACTCAGGTTGCCTATCACCGGAAGAAATGGAAATCCCCTGCGCTAGATGCGTTTATGGAAACGGTGCGGCAGCATGCCTTAGGATGGCAGCGTCAAGGCGTTCACGGCTAA
- a CDS encoding APC family permease, which translates to MKQSNSLQNHIGMPQAIALYIGAVLGSGILIVPGLAAEMAGPASLLAWGFMTLLILPMALSMGLLSAKFPNAGGVSHFVTLAFGERAGTLVGWFFLMSVPIGAPVAALTGAGYMTAAMGWGEPARIALAAAMVIAGLGMNWVGMQLAGKVQIAVVLAIVAVLIFAFTAALPRMESASFTPFVPHGWMNVGKATAILFWCFIGWEAVSHLSEEFKDPQRAAVKGVTIAAVIVGALYFLTALAVVGTQSYLKGSSSSLVWMISRPLGQWGGLVAGLTGLFICTATIIAYVGAASRVAYAMSRQGHAPKWMGRMSSRFHTPVGALAFLLLCFTAVLTLYGSGLVSLTTLITFPNATFILTYIGGCAAGIRLLKGSRSGVIISWISFIATAAVFPFTGMAVAYPCIIVAFYFAFVIYKKRKTPLNVQAVPAKCPDQRTEVS; encoded by the coding sequence ATGAAGCAATCCAATTCGCTGCAAAACCATATCGGGATGCCGCAGGCTATCGCCCTTTATATCGGTGCGGTGCTGGGATCGGGGATTCTGATCGTGCCGGGCCTGGCGGCGGAAATGGCTGGACCCGCTTCGCTGCTCGCTTGGGGATTCATGACACTGCTGATCCTTCCGATGGCTCTCTCGATGGGCCTTCTCTCCGCTAAATTTCCGAACGCTGGAGGCGTATCCCATTTCGTGACGCTTGCTTTTGGGGAACGCGCAGGAACGCTGGTCGGCTGGTTCTTCCTTATGTCCGTGCCGATTGGCGCTCCCGTAGCCGCGCTTACTGGAGCGGGCTATATGACCGCCGCCATGGGTTGGGGCGAACCGGCGCGGATCGCGCTGGCCGCCGCGATGGTGATTGCCGGGCTCGGCATGAACTGGGTCGGCATGCAGCTCGCCGGAAAAGTGCAAATCGCCGTCGTGCTCGCCATCGTAGCCGTGCTCATCTTCGCTTTTACCGCTGCGCTGCCACGGATGGAAAGCGCCAGCTTCACGCCGTTTGTCCCGCACGGCTGGATGAACGTCGGCAAGGCGACGGCGATTCTGTTCTGGTGCTTTATCGGCTGGGAGGCGGTGTCCCATCTATCCGAGGAATTCAAGGACCCGCAGCGGGCGGCGGTCAAGGGCGTTACCATCGCCGCCGTAATAGTCGGCGCGCTGTATTTCTTGACGGCGCTGGCCGTCGTCGGCACACAAAGCTATCTTAAGGGAAGCTCCTCCTCACTGGTCTGGATGATTAGCCGTCCGCTCGGGCAATGGGGCGGACTGGTCGCCGGACTCACCGGACTGTTTATCTGCACCGCCACGATAATCGCCTATGTCGGCGCCGCTTCAAGGGTAGCCTACGCGATGTCGCGCCAGGGCCATGCCCCCAAATGGATGGGCAGGATGTCCAGCCGCTTCCATACGCCGGTCGGCGCGCTTGCCTTCCTGCTGCTCTGCTTTACAGCGGTCCTTACGTTGTACGGCAGCGGACTCGTATCACTGACGACCCTGATCACCTTCCCGAACGCTACCTTTATTCTGACTTATATCGGCGGGTGCGCGGCGGGAATCCGGCTGCTCAAGGGCAGCCGATCCGGGGTAATCATTAGCTGGATTTCCTTCATCGCGACGGCGGCCGTGTTTCCGTTTACGGGCATGGCGGTTGCCTATCCTTGCATCATCGTTGCCTTTTATTTTGCCTTCGTCATCTACAAGAAACGGAAAACTCCGCTTAACGTTCAAGCGGTCCCGGCAAAATGCCCGGATCAACGGACCGAAGTTTCCTGA
- a CDS encoding DUF4179 domain-containing protein, translated as MNNRTDRKSGRTEVTLETIKDAAADTFNMAPELFRELQPCFSFEELWEKRLGGEEQEGRSNLFRKWRIGLAAMAVAFVMVIGSSFLYPSFGEALRHISFIDLLYEKGRFLSGLEQIEKKNLSSRGDASVTDHGIEFRIDNVFYDGIQLVLNYEVNFPPDGPKITDKNAAVYYKLNFAEKQADYNSIYTHEFTITGDHSFAGTTLFSFGGSELPDTLHLSMLIDRIGTQKGNWDVSIPLNKSKSDALAQTFYPGIKAAYQGTAFTVKKLVLAPAAVRLVLQAEDNFSMSKWSIQLQDDLGTYLDSGGGSGSENGQSISDYSSLTDINPHPAYLTLVIWAPNYSANPEPPKEVVTEVKHTFPIHVHREGGEDITITNIDYRPSETRVYYTLSTEMEQNLPFHFRTPSKEFISYRHFPVRTARDKLSFMAVFPPLDPKNGLEMVTHADPAGKDAEPLRVKIPLNW; from the coding sequence ATGAATAATCGAACGGACCGTAAGTCCGGCCGAACGGAAGTAACTCTGGAAACGATTAAAGACGCTGCGGCGGACACTTTCAATATGGCTCCAGAATTATTCCGCGAGCTGCAGCCATGCTTTTCCTTTGAGGAGCTATGGGAGAAGCGCCTGGGCGGCGAGGAACAGGAGGGACGCAGTAATCTATTCCGAAAATGGAGAATCGGCCTTGCCGCGATGGCAGTCGCTTTTGTTATGGTCATCGGCTCGAGCTTTTTGTATCCATCGTTCGGCGAGGCTCTCAGGCATATTTCTTTTATCGATCTGCTGTACGAGAAAGGGCGTTTCCTTAGCGGATTGGAACAAATTGAAAAGAAAAACCTCAGTTCTCGGGGGGATGCTTCCGTAACCGATCATGGAATCGAGTTCAGGATTGACAATGTATTTTATGACGGTATCCAGCTCGTCTTGAATTATGAAGTGAATTTTCCGCCGGATGGGCCCAAAATTACGGACAAGAATGCGGCTGTATACTACAAGCTCAATTTTGCGGAGAAACAAGCCGATTACAACAGCATCTATACGCATGAGTTTACGATTACGGGCGACCACAGCTTCGCGGGAACTACTCTTTTCTCGTTTGGAGGGTCTGAATTGCCAGATACATTGCATCTGAGTATGCTCATTGATCGTATCGGAACACAGAAAGGAAATTGGGACGTATCTATTCCGTTGAACAAGTCCAAAAGCGACGCGCTCGCACAGACATTCTATCCTGGCATTAAAGCCGCTTATCAAGGGACCGCATTCACTGTGAAAAAACTGGTTCTGGCGCCTGCCGCCGTAAGACTTGTGCTGCAAGCGGAGGACAATTTCAGCATGTCAAAATGGTCGATTCAGCTTCAAGATGATCTGGGAACTTACCTGGATTCGGGAGGAGGAAGCGGCAGCGAGAACGGGCAATCCATTTCGGATTATTCCAGTCTGACTGATATCAACCCGCATCCCGCTTATTTAACGCTGGTTATTTGGGCCCCGAATTATTCGGCCAATCCGGAACCTCCCAAAGAAGTGGTAACAGAAGTCAAACATACATTTCCCATCCATGTGCATAGGGAAGGTGGCGAAGATATAACGATAACCAATATCGATTACAGACCGAGCGAGACGCGCGTATATTATACATTGAGTACAGAAATGGAACAGAATTTGCCTTTTCATTTCAGAACTCCGTCGAAAGAGTTTATTTCGTATAGACATTTTCCGGTACGGACTGCTAGGGACAAACTGTCGTTTATGGCGGTGTTCCCGCCGCTTGACCCAAAGAACGGACTCGAAATGGTTACCCATGCCGATCCGGCCGGCAAGGACGCCGAACCGCTGCGGGTTAAAATTCCGTTAAACTGGTAA
- a CDS encoding RNA polymerase sigma factor has product MKHHPIMQRQAQEIFEEHSSYVYGVALMITKSPAMADDVTQETFLRAFAKFHLYDSSRPIRPWLYRIAINITRSMHRKLRWQSLFGQVPERDSGDSLELIILAYERHRELWEAVSSLSKKQREVITLHYYAELPLRETVETLDISLGTCKSRLNAALVKLRNNRHFGSKPLPVREGRQ; this is encoded by the coding sequence TTGAAACATCATCCCATCATGCAGCGGCAGGCGCAGGAAATATTTGAGGAGCATTCCTCGTATGTATACGGCGTTGCGCTCATGATTACGAAGTCCCCCGCAATGGCGGACGATGTCACGCAGGAGACGTTCTTGCGGGCTTTTGCCAAATTTCATTTGTACGATTCCTCCAGGCCGATTCGGCCATGGTTATACCGGATTGCGATCAATATTACGAGAAGCATGCACCGCAAGCTGCGGTGGCAGTCGCTCTTCGGACAAGTTCCAGAAAGGGATTCCGGCGATTCGCTGGAACTAATTATCCTGGCGTATGAACGGCACAGGGAGTTATGGGAAGCGGTGAGCAGCTTGTCCAAAAAACAAAGAGAGGTTATTACCCTGCATTATTATGCGGAACTTCCGCTGCGGGAAACGGTCGAGACGCTGGACATCTCTTTAGGAACTTGCAAATCAAGATTAAATGCCGCTCTTGTGAAGCTGCGAAATAACCGTCATTTCGGGAGCAAGCCGCTGCCCGTTAGGGAGGGGAGACAATGA